CCGGCTCGGGCACCTCCCGCTCGACGAGTTCCAGCGGCTTGACGGGTGCGGGCAGTATCGCGCTGCGCATGGCAGGCATCCCCTCTCGTGTAGCGGTGATACACGACGACGATAACAGCGCTATAACCCGCTGCATAGCGGTGCTCGGGATTTTTCTGTAACGTTGATTTCGTGAGTGCGCAGAAGGACCCCGACACCCGGGAGCGGATCGTGCGGGAGGCCGCCCGGCTGCTCACCGAGTCCGGCGGCGAGCCGGTCTCGACGCGCGCCGTGTGCACGGCGGCCGGGGTGGGGGCGCCGACCCTCTACCACCACTTCGGCGACAAGCGCGGCCTGCTCGACGCCGTCGCCGCCCACGGCTTCGAGGAGTACCTGCGGAGCAAGCGCGCCCAGCCCGGCACCGGCGACCCGGTCGACGACCTGCGCCGCGGATGGGACCTGCACGTCGAGTACGGGCGGACGCACCCCGCGTTCTACACCCTGATGTACGGGACGTCCCGCACGCCGCCGGTCGCGGAGGAGGCGCACCGCATCCTGCTCGGCCTCCTCGAGGCCGTCGCCCGCGCCGGGAGGCTCCGGGTCCCGGTCGACACGGCCGCCAAGATGATCCACGCCGCCGGGGTGGGCGTCACCCTCGGCGTCATAGCGGGGGCGTGCGACGACGAGACGTCCGAGCGGACGAGGGAGGCGGTCCTCACCGCCGTCACCGTCCCGCCCGAGGAGGCGGACGGCGCGGGCGCCTCGGCCGCGGACCGGGCGGCGGCCCTGCGCGCGGCGCTCGCCGCCGATCCGCCGGTGCGCCTGACCGGGCCGGAGCGGGCGCTGCTCGGCCAGTGGCTGGACCAGATCGCCGACGGCCGGCCGGACTGACCCTCGGCCTCAGGCCGGTCAGCCGTCCGCGGACGCCCCGGGTTCCCCGTCGCGCTTCTTCCGCCGGGACGACGGGCGGCGCTTCACCCCGACGCCGCCCCAGAAGGCCAGGCCCCTGATGACGACCGTGGGGGAGCCGGGCACGCCGGGGCCGCTCGCCCGCTGGTCGAACCCGCCCATGATGCCGAGGCCGTTGACGTGCACGGTGATGTCGTCCGGCACGATGATCTCGAAACCGCCCATGATCGCCAGCGCCCGGATCGTCGTCTCCCGCTCCTCGAACCGCGCCTCGCGCAGGTCGATCTTCCCGCCGCCCCAGAACGCGAACGCCCGGAACCTGCGGGGGACGTTCCAGACGCCCGCCCGCCGGAACCCGCTCATGATCCCGAAGCCGGTCCGCCAGGACGGCGCGCCCTCCACCGGCCGCCAGTCCGCCGCCCCGGCCGGCGCGGGCGCGGGCGGCGACGCGCCGGGGACGGGAAGGTCGCGGGTGAGGGGCTCCAGGTCCGCGTAGGTCTTGGCCGCGTACACCGCGGTGAGCCGCTCGTCCAGTTCCTCCAGCGTCAGCCGCCCGTCGCCGGCCGCGTCCCGCAGCACCTGCGCGACGCGCTCGCGGTCGGCGTCGCCCGCGCGCATCTCCGGTGTCACGGAGGGGCCGGAGCGGTCGGGGAGGTTCGTCATGTTCCGAGCCTAGACCAGGACGCCGGGCCTACGGACGCGCCGGTTCGAGGCGGACGACCACCGACTTGGACGTCGGGGTGTTGCTCACCTCGGCGGTGCTGTCGAGCGGGACGAGGACGTTGGTCTCCGGGAAGTAGGCGGCCGCGCAGCCCGGCGCGGTCGGGTACGCCACGGCGCGGAAGGACGGGGCGCGGCGCTCGACGCCGTCCTTCCACTCGGAGACCAGGTCGACCATCGCGCCGTCCTCCAGCCCGAGGCGGGACAGGTCGGCGGGGTTGACGAACACGACGCGGCGCCCGGCCTTGACGCCGCGGTAGCGGTCGTCCAGCCCGTACACGGTGGTGTTGTACTGGTCGTGGCTGCGGACGGTCTGCAGCAGCAGGCGCCCCTCGGGGACCCGCAGCACCTCCAGCTCGTTCACCGTCAGGTTCGCCCTGCCGGTGGCGGTGGGGAACCTGCGCTCGTCGCGCGGCGGGTTCGGGAGGGTGAAGCCGCCTGGTTCGCGGATGCGCTCGTTGTAGCGGTCGAATCCGGGGACGACGCGGGAGATGTGGTCGCGGATCACGTCGTAGTCGCGCTCCATCGCGTCCCAGTCGATGCCCGAGCCGGGCAGCGCCGCCTTCGCGAGGCGGCAGACGATCGACACCTCCGACAGCAGGCGGGGCGACGCGGGCGCCAGCCGGCCCCGGGAGGCGTGCACCATGCCCATCGAGTCCTCGACGGAGACGAACTGCGGCCCGGACTCCTGCTCGTCGCGCTCGGTGCGGCCCAGCGTCGGCAGGATCAGCGCGAGCTCGCCGGTCTCGGCGTGGGAGCGGTTCAGCTTGGTCGACACGTGCGCGGTCAGCCGGCAGTTGCGCAGGGCGGCCTCGGTGACGGCGGAGTCGGGGGTGGCGCGGACGAAGTTGCCGCCCATCCCGAGGAACACCTTCGCCCGGCCGTCGCGCATGGCGCGGATCGCCTCGACGGTGTCCACGCCGTGCTCGCGCGGCGGCTCGAACCGGAACTCGGCGGCGAGCGCGTCGAGGAACTCGGGCTTCGGCCTCTCCCAGATGCCCATCGTGCGGTCGCCCTGCACGTTGGAGTGGCCGCGGACGGGGCACACGCCGGCGCCGGGCCGGCCGATGTTGCCGCGCAGCAGCAGGAAGTTGACGATCTCGCGGATCGTGGGGACGGAGTTGCGGTGCTGGGTGAGGCCCATCGCCCAGCAGACGATGATCCGCTCGGCCCGGAGCACGTCGTCGAGCGCGGCGGCGATCTCGCCGCGGGTCAGCCCGGTGGCCTCCAGCACGTCGTCCCAGTCCAGGGCGAGGACGTGCTTCTCGAA
The sequence above is drawn from the Actinomadura hallensis genome and encodes:
- a CDS encoding TetR/AcrR family transcriptional regulator produces the protein MSAQKDPDTRERIVREAARLLTESGGEPVSTRAVCTAAGVGAPTLYHHFGDKRGLLDAVAAHGFEEYLRSKRAQPGTGDPVDDLRRGWDLHVEYGRTHPAFYTLMYGTSRTPPVAEEAHRILLGLLEAVARAGRLRVPVDTAAKMIHAAGVGVTLGVIAGACDDETSERTREAVLTAVTVPPEEADGAGASAADRAAALRAALAADPPVRLTGPERALLGQWLDQIADGRPD
- a CDS encoding DUF1707 SHOCT-like domain-containing protein; translation: MTNLPDRSGPSVTPEMRAGDADRERVAQVLRDAAGDGRLTLEELDERLTAVYAAKTYADLEPLTRDLPVPGASPPAPAPAGAADWRPVEGAPSWRTGFGIMSGFRRAGVWNVPRRFRAFAFWGGGKIDLREARFEERETTIRALAIMGGFEIIVPDDITVHVNGLGIMGGFDQRASGPGVPGSPTVVIRGLAFWGGVGVKRRPSSRRKKRDGEPGASADG
- a CDS encoding FdhF/YdeP family oxidoreductase, whose protein sequence is MSRKPPTGDFDDAGLEVSEPKTWAAGMPGVTAALRHSYEQMGVRRTALTLLRVNQKDGFDCPGCAWPEGDRRHVAEFCENGAKAVAEEATTRRVTREFFARHTVAELAEKSDHWLGQQGRLTEPMLKRAGSEHYEPVSWDEAFGLLAAELNALDSPDEAVFYTSGRTSNEAAFAYQLFVRAFGTNNLPDCSNMCHESSGSALSETIGIGKGTVLLDDFDRADLIFVVGQNPGTNHPRMLAALERAKKKGARIVAVNPLPEAGLMRFKNPQRPSGITGQGSVLADRFLQIRLNGDLALFQALNRMLLESDAPGAVDRAFIDAHTHGFEAFEKHVLALDWDDVLEATGLTRGEIAAALDDVLRAERIIVCWAMGLTQHRNSVPTIREIVNFLLLRGNIGRPGAGVCPVRGHSNVQGDRTMGIWERPKPEFLDALAAEFRFEPPREHGVDTVEAIRAMRDGRAKVFLGMGGNFVRATPDSAVTEAALRNCRLTAHVSTKLNRSHAETGELALILPTLGRTERDEQESGPQFVSVEDSMGMVHASRGRLAPASPRLLSEVSIVCRLAKAALPGSGIDWDAMERDYDVIRDHISRVVPGFDRYNERIREPGGFTLPNPPRDERRFPTATGRANLTVNELEVLRVPEGRLLLQTVRSHDQYNTTVYGLDDRYRGVKAGRRVVFVNPADLSRLGLEDGAMVDLVSEWKDGVERRAPSFRAVAYPTAPGCAAAYFPETNVLVPLDSTAEVSNTPTSKSVVVRLEPARP